A portion of the Drosophila innubila isolate TH190305 chromosome 3L unlocalized genomic scaffold, UK_Dinn_1.0 0_D_3L, whole genome shotgun sequence genome contains these proteins:
- the LOC117786577 gene encoding uncharacterized protein LOC117786577 isoform X1, with the protein MHYNMNDADVAFSSFYSTVGNQLQLHNADLSLYTPIHSLDHDNFTGLFDDDQALLNIPITTTAPTSSHKGNGAAGGVVETTCIPFVQIHTTDLQQQSEPGRSYRNGFRRKTAEIKSEAELIKSELAEAAAKERINATPTPPTSKSISGDVCPDTVLATPLNKCPNCPFLSLCQVRIQTHISGCFGVDAQRRLQCPGCANVFYNMDVLNLHLSEDHELEPQEISTLLQTLKLTSKANETTAKKSQLPPTKSRIFIKNVDCLREPLREQDVNQLSDFLPLLSSPPDGSSGNILDLLDDVDVANVEAVNHQQQQPHQPQPQHQDPTIIGQKQPGQKISIKSVDVLREPALLPFDFQLPVAVEQQHQQLPQLPTLMMTNNILNVEPEKPRQPKIYIRNVDILKEPMLLPGMGFNDVPASSVTSPVEIFPAETLLTPTGQVGPLPGFEPSLAPLASMCAEAFNFESVLSGAGTTSGSSSNNFSALDLDFGVDFEHSVPLVTEPTPPPAPPPPPAPPSMAMASNGQLTELGTIQQDELNTQLASYLPVNPVATTTTASTTSKQKIFIKNVDILKAPQRGTLHLRTVDELNLMNRNEVEHLIVPNREPLPLELPLSAPAATLESSLVDFHQQPQGTAPSLSYDDSYDLAEDLECWPWIEEAVPAAITTVGVESEQETTQLELPHNAEDILIKDFPQLYAPQTPDVATVPPLVPVTSSPAATATSTATDNLHGPPVPPLVPLATEAVAEKPARIYVANNLLPAVVEPPLSGGTSVRGRPYGAKQAGQTKRRPAQSAAQAVEGGKCTVEGCMFRFKSPATLEYHGRCHNGALGSAHPMICPECRSTQFSNWNCLHTHLWRTHEIDMELYCCQLCSFKTPIYSRLVNTHSKIHSEERNYKCEQCGKGFKNTKQLKNHRRLHRTQGLGMAKSSISEEQVTTSISTSTPTLHRCEDCGAAFKHRKTLREHLCKQRNEQPQCTSCQRVFSSKSSLKLHMRSHQANKRFKCEKCEFEANDHNSFRRHLATHRDPKRYACPHCDFRAIQSTAYRIHLEKRHPEQELSTIIYKCNVCSFSSINRGLLLVHQAKHEPAPVESSKIKVKSSLQLAHSKEHDEVSFLPPDSALNA; encoded by the exons ATGCATTACAACATGAATGATGCGGATGTGGCGTTCTCGAGCTTCTATAGCACCGTGGGCAACCAG ctgCAGCTTCACAATGCCGATCTCTCGCTGTACACGCCGATACACTCCCTGGATCACGACAATTTCACCGGTCTGTTCGACGATGACCAAGCTCTGCTCAATATTCcaataacaacgacagcaCCAACATCATCGCACAAAGGGAACGGAGCTGCGGGCGGAGTTGTTGAGACTACCTGCATACCCTTTGTGCAGATCCACACGACGGACTTACAGCAACAATCGGAGCCGGGCAGGAGTTATCGCAATGGATTCCGAAGGAAGACAGCCGAAATCAAATCGGAGGCGGAACTTATCAAATCCGAGCTGGCCGAGGCGGCGGCCAAGGAACGCATCAATGCCACACCCACGCCTCCCACATCCAAGTCGATAAGCGGCGATGTCTGTCCAGATACAGTGCTGGCCACACCTCTCAACAAGTGTCCCAACTGCCCGTTCCTCAGCCTTTGCCAAGTGAGAATACAAACCCACATCAGCGGCTGCTTTGGCGTCGATGCCCAGAGACGCCTTCAGTGTCCAG GCTGTGCGAATGTATTCTACAACATGGACGTGCTGAATCTGCATCTCAGTGAAGATCATGAGCTGGAACCACAGGAGATATCCACACTGCTGCAAACGCTGAAGTTAACTAGTAAAGCCAATGAAACAACCGCCAAAAAGTCGCAACTGCCGCCTACGAAAAGTCGCATCTTCATCAAGAATGTAGATTGTCTGCGGGAACCGTTGCGTGAACAGGATGTCAATCAGTTGTCTGACTTTCTGCCGCTTTTGTCATCGCCGCCAGACGGCAGCTCTGGCAATATCCTAGACCTGCtggatgatgttgatgttgctaaTGTCGAGGCGGTGaatcaccagcagcagcaaccacatcagccacaaccacaacatcaAGATCCAACGATAATTGGCCAAAAGCAGCCGGGTCAAAAGATATCCATCAAAAGTGTCGATGTGCTGAGGGAGCCAGCATTGCTGCCCTTTGATTTTCAACTGCCCGTCGCTgtggagcagcagcatcaacagttACCTCAGTTGCCCACGCTGATGATGACCAACAATATACTGAACGTGGAGCCGGAGAAGCCACGTCAGCCGAAAATCTACATACGCAATGTAGACATTTTAAAGGAGCCCATGTTGTTGCCTGGCATGGGATTCAATGATGTGCCAGCCTCTAGTGTCACCAGTCCCGTTGAGATATTTCCCGCTGAAACGCTGCTAACGCCAACGGGTCAGGTTGGTCCGTTGCCTGGCTTTGAGCCCTCTTTGGCGCCCCTAGCCAGCATGTGCGCCGAGGCCTTCAACTTTGAGTCCGTGCTAAGTGGTGCAGGCACCACTAGCGgctccagcagcaacaactttagCGCACTCGATCTCGACTTTGGTGTGGACTTTGAGCATAGTGTGCCCTTGGTAACGGAGCCTAcgccaccaccagcaccacctcCGCCGCCTGCACCGCCGTCAATGGCAATGGCCAGCAACGGGCAGCTAACTGAGTTGGGCACAATCCAACAGGACGAGCTCAACACACAACTTGCCAGCTATTTGCCAGTTAATcctgttgcaacaacaacaacagcgtcgACAACATCCAAGCAAAAGATCTTTATAAAGAATGTTGATATATTGAAGGCACCACAACGTGGAACATTGCATCTCCGCACTGTCGATGAGCTCAATCTGATGAATCGCAACGAAGTGGAGCACCTGATTGTGCCCAATCGTGAGCCACTGCCCCTGGAGTTGCCCCTGAGTGCGCCTGCAGCAACACTGGAGTCCTCTCTGGTTGATTTCCATCAGCAGCCACAGGGAACAGCGCCATCCTTGAGCTATGACGACAGCTATGATTTGGCTGAAGATCTGGAGTGCTGGCCCTGGATAGAGGAGGCGGTGCCAGCAGCCATAACCACGGTTGGAGTGGAATCGGAGCAGGAAACCACACAGCTAGAGCTGCCACACAATGCCGAGGATATACTCATCAAAGATTTCCCGCAATTGTACGCACCGCAGACGCCAGACGTGGCCACCGTGCCACCTCTTGTCCCAGTTACATCCTCTCCAGCTGCGACAGCGACTTCAACAGCAACTGATAATCTTCATGGTCCTCCAGTGCCGCCGCTGGTGCCGCTGGCAACAGAAGCTGTTGCAGAGAAACCCGCTCGCATCTATGTTGCCAACAACTTGTTGCCCGCTGTCGTTGAGCCACCGCTGTCTGGAGGCACGTCCGTGCGGGGTCGCCCCTATGGAGCTAAGCAGGCGGGTCAGACCAAACGACGGCCGGCACAGAGCGCTGCTCAGGCGGTGGAGGGCGGTAAATGCACGGTAGAGGGTTGCATGTTCCGGTTTAAGTCTCCGGCGACGCTGGAGTATCATGGACGTTGTCATAACGGAGCACTTGGCTCGGCACACCCGATGATCTGTCCGGAGTGCAGATCAACGCAATTCAGCAATTGGAATTGCCTGCACACACATCTCTGGCGCACACATGAGATCGATATGGAGCTGTATTGCTGTCAATTGTGCAGCTTCAAAACGCCAATATATTCCCGATTGGTCAACACTCACTCCAAGATTCATTCCGAGGAGCGCAACTACAAGTGCGAGCAGTGTGGCAAGGGATTCAAGAATACCAAACAACTAAAGAACCATCGACGACTCCATCGCACCCAGGGTCTGGGAATGGCCAAGTCAAGTATCTCTGAGGAACAGGTTACGACTTCAATTTCAACTTCAACCCCGACGTTGCATCGCTGCGAAGATTGTGGCGCCGCCTTCAAACACCGCAAAACACTGCGGGAACATCTCTGCAAGCAACGCAACGAGCAGCCTCAATGCACCAGTTGCCAG CGCGTCTTCAGCTCGAAGAGCAGCCTCAAGTTGCACATGCGCAGTCATCAGGCGAACAAGCGCTTCAAGTGCGAAAAGTGCGAGTTTGAGGCAAACGATCACAATTCCTTTCGACGTCATCTTGCCACACATCGGGATCCCAAACGATATGCGTGTCCACACTGCGACTTTCGGGCTATACAGAGCACTGCCTATCGG ATACACTTAGAGAAGCGTCATCCAGAGCAGGAGTTGTCGACcattatatacaaatgtaatGTGTGTAGCTTTTCCAGCATCAATCGTGGCCTGTTGCTGGTCCATCAGGCCAAACATGAACCAGCTCCAGTTGAATCTTCTAAGATCAAAGTGAAAAGCAGCCTGCAGCTCGCACATTCCAAGGAACATGATGAAGTGTCTTTTCTGCCACCAGACAGCGCTCTGAATGCTTAG
- the LOC117786577 gene encoding uncharacterized protein LOC117786577 isoform X2 codes for MHYNMNDADVAFSSFYSTVGNQLHNADLSLYTPIHSLDHDNFTGLFDDDQALLNIPITTTAPTSSHKGNGAAGGVVETTCIPFVQIHTTDLQQQSEPGRSYRNGFRRKTAEIKSEAELIKSELAEAAAKERINATPTPPTSKSISGDVCPDTVLATPLNKCPNCPFLSLCQVRIQTHISGCFGVDAQRRLQCPGCANVFYNMDVLNLHLSEDHELEPQEISTLLQTLKLTSKANETTAKKSQLPPTKSRIFIKNVDCLREPLREQDVNQLSDFLPLLSSPPDGSSGNILDLLDDVDVANVEAVNHQQQQPHQPQPQHQDPTIIGQKQPGQKISIKSVDVLREPALLPFDFQLPVAVEQQHQQLPQLPTLMMTNNILNVEPEKPRQPKIYIRNVDILKEPMLLPGMGFNDVPASSVTSPVEIFPAETLLTPTGQVGPLPGFEPSLAPLASMCAEAFNFESVLSGAGTTSGSSSNNFSALDLDFGVDFEHSVPLVTEPTPPPAPPPPPAPPSMAMASNGQLTELGTIQQDELNTQLASYLPVNPVATTTTASTTSKQKIFIKNVDILKAPQRGTLHLRTVDELNLMNRNEVEHLIVPNREPLPLELPLSAPAATLESSLVDFHQQPQGTAPSLSYDDSYDLAEDLECWPWIEEAVPAAITTVGVESEQETTQLELPHNAEDILIKDFPQLYAPQTPDVATVPPLVPVTSSPAATATSTATDNLHGPPVPPLVPLATEAVAEKPARIYVANNLLPAVVEPPLSGGTSVRGRPYGAKQAGQTKRRPAQSAAQAVEGGKCTVEGCMFRFKSPATLEYHGRCHNGALGSAHPMICPECRSTQFSNWNCLHTHLWRTHEIDMELYCCQLCSFKTPIYSRLVNTHSKIHSEERNYKCEQCGKGFKNTKQLKNHRRLHRTQGLGMAKSSISEEQVTTSISTSTPTLHRCEDCGAAFKHRKTLREHLCKQRNEQPQCTSCQRVFSSKSSLKLHMRSHQANKRFKCEKCEFEANDHNSFRRHLATHRDPKRYACPHCDFRAIQSTAYRIHLEKRHPEQELSTIIYKCNVCSFSSINRGLLLVHQAKHEPAPVESSKIKVKSSLQLAHSKEHDEVSFLPPDSALNA; via the exons ATGCATTACAACATGAATGATGCGGATGTGGCGTTCTCGAGCTTCTATAGCACCGTGGGCAACCAG CTTCACAATGCCGATCTCTCGCTGTACACGCCGATACACTCCCTGGATCACGACAATTTCACCGGTCTGTTCGACGATGACCAAGCTCTGCTCAATATTCcaataacaacgacagcaCCAACATCATCGCACAAAGGGAACGGAGCTGCGGGCGGAGTTGTTGAGACTACCTGCATACCCTTTGTGCAGATCCACACGACGGACTTACAGCAACAATCGGAGCCGGGCAGGAGTTATCGCAATGGATTCCGAAGGAAGACAGCCGAAATCAAATCGGAGGCGGAACTTATCAAATCCGAGCTGGCCGAGGCGGCGGCCAAGGAACGCATCAATGCCACACCCACGCCTCCCACATCCAAGTCGATAAGCGGCGATGTCTGTCCAGATACAGTGCTGGCCACACCTCTCAACAAGTGTCCCAACTGCCCGTTCCTCAGCCTTTGCCAAGTGAGAATACAAACCCACATCAGCGGCTGCTTTGGCGTCGATGCCCAGAGACGCCTTCAGTGTCCAG GCTGTGCGAATGTATTCTACAACATGGACGTGCTGAATCTGCATCTCAGTGAAGATCATGAGCTGGAACCACAGGAGATATCCACACTGCTGCAAACGCTGAAGTTAACTAGTAAAGCCAATGAAACAACCGCCAAAAAGTCGCAACTGCCGCCTACGAAAAGTCGCATCTTCATCAAGAATGTAGATTGTCTGCGGGAACCGTTGCGTGAACAGGATGTCAATCAGTTGTCTGACTTTCTGCCGCTTTTGTCATCGCCGCCAGACGGCAGCTCTGGCAATATCCTAGACCTGCtggatgatgttgatgttgctaaTGTCGAGGCGGTGaatcaccagcagcagcaaccacatcagccacaaccacaacatcaAGATCCAACGATAATTGGCCAAAAGCAGCCGGGTCAAAAGATATCCATCAAAAGTGTCGATGTGCTGAGGGAGCCAGCATTGCTGCCCTTTGATTTTCAACTGCCCGTCGCTgtggagcagcagcatcaacagttACCTCAGTTGCCCACGCTGATGATGACCAACAATATACTGAACGTGGAGCCGGAGAAGCCACGTCAGCCGAAAATCTACATACGCAATGTAGACATTTTAAAGGAGCCCATGTTGTTGCCTGGCATGGGATTCAATGATGTGCCAGCCTCTAGTGTCACCAGTCCCGTTGAGATATTTCCCGCTGAAACGCTGCTAACGCCAACGGGTCAGGTTGGTCCGTTGCCTGGCTTTGAGCCCTCTTTGGCGCCCCTAGCCAGCATGTGCGCCGAGGCCTTCAACTTTGAGTCCGTGCTAAGTGGTGCAGGCACCACTAGCGgctccagcagcaacaactttagCGCACTCGATCTCGACTTTGGTGTGGACTTTGAGCATAGTGTGCCCTTGGTAACGGAGCCTAcgccaccaccagcaccacctcCGCCGCCTGCACCGCCGTCAATGGCAATGGCCAGCAACGGGCAGCTAACTGAGTTGGGCACAATCCAACAGGACGAGCTCAACACACAACTTGCCAGCTATTTGCCAGTTAATcctgttgcaacaacaacaacagcgtcgACAACATCCAAGCAAAAGATCTTTATAAAGAATGTTGATATATTGAAGGCACCACAACGTGGAACATTGCATCTCCGCACTGTCGATGAGCTCAATCTGATGAATCGCAACGAAGTGGAGCACCTGATTGTGCCCAATCGTGAGCCACTGCCCCTGGAGTTGCCCCTGAGTGCGCCTGCAGCAACACTGGAGTCCTCTCTGGTTGATTTCCATCAGCAGCCACAGGGAACAGCGCCATCCTTGAGCTATGACGACAGCTATGATTTGGCTGAAGATCTGGAGTGCTGGCCCTGGATAGAGGAGGCGGTGCCAGCAGCCATAACCACGGTTGGAGTGGAATCGGAGCAGGAAACCACACAGCTAGAGCTGCCACACAATGCCGAGGATATACTCATCAAAGATTTCCCGCAATTGTACGCACCGCAGACGCCAGACGTGGCCACCGTGCCACCTCTTGTCCCAGTTACATCCTCTCCAGCTGCGACAGCGACTTCAACAGCAACTGATAATCTTCATGGTCCTCCAGTGCCGCCGCTGGTGCCGCTGGCAACAGAAGCTGTTGCAGAGAAACCCGCTCGCATCTATGTTGCCAACAACTTGTTGCCCGCTGTCGTTGAGCCACCGCTGTCTGGAGGCACGTCCGTGCGGGGTCGCCCCTATGGAGCTAAGCAGGCGGGTCAGACCAAACGACGGCCGGCACAGAGCGCTGCTCAGGCGGTGGAGGGCGGTAAATGCACGGTAGAGGGTTGCATGTTCCGGTTTAAGTCTCCGGCGACGCTGGAGTATCATGGACGTTGTCATAACGGAGCACTTGGCTCGGCACACCCGATGATCTGTCCGGAGTGCAGATCAACGCAATTCAGCAATTGGAATTGCCTGCACACACATCTCTGGCGCACACATGAGATCGATATGGAGCTGTATTGCTGTCAATTGTGCAGCTTCAAAACGCCAATATATTCCCGATTGGTCAACACTCACTCCAAGATTCATTCCGAGGAGCGCAACTACAAGTGCGAGCAGTGTGGCAAGGGATTCAAGAATACCAAACAACTAAAGAACCATCGACGACTCCATCGCACCCAGGGTCTGGGAATGGCCAAGTCAAGTATCTCTGAGGAACAGGTTACGACTTCAATTTCAACTTCAACCCCGACGTTGCATCGCTGCGAAGATTGTGGCGCCGCCTTCAAACACCGCAAAACACTGCGGGAACATCTCTGCAAGCAACGCAACGAGCAGCCTCAATGCACCAGTTGCCAG CGCGTCTTCAGCTCGAAGAGCAGCCTCAAGTTGCACATGCGCAGTCATCAGGCGAACAAGCGCTTCAAGTGCGAAAAGTGCGAGTTTGAGGCAAACGATCACAATTCCTTTCGACGTCATCTTGCCACACATCGGGATCCCAAACGATATGCGTGTCCACACTGCGACTTTCGGGCTATACAGAGCACTGCCTATCGG ATACACTTAGAGAAGCGTCATCCAGAGCAGGAGTTGTCGACcattatatacaaatgtaatGTGTGTAGCTTTTCCAGCATCAATCGTGGCCTGTTGCTGGTCCATCAGGCCAAACATGAACCAGCTCCAGTTGAATCTTCTAAGATCAAAGTGAAAAGCAGCCTGCAGCTCGCACATTCCAAGGAACATGATGAAGTGTCTTTTCTGCCACCAGACAGCGCTCTGAATGCTTAG
- the LOC117786578 gene encoding G-protein coupled receptor Mth-like, whose protein sequence is MLMLYLLLTISSTTAEIPGCDYFDTVKLTESKKLPNGSYLYEKIIIPPEQTGEYDYEILVDGEKVDVPKHLRGCACKLGNCIRFCCQRNLMLVAEERKCSGDINKILNLDPFVELTLTNGSQVRMHLLDELIIQEDLPVPCSGHFYLDANQYESHGWTLFEDGTMLREFDNKTLSKQEYCLQAHPIKSSGNVTLVPHFCEDPPENPWPTTILLILTIICLVLTVIVYLSLPKLRNLHGICFVCYLLCLLVGYTLLLSDKWKWISSKRACQANGYVGYFAVMSGFLWLTVISYDLWSSFRSKINNFQQYTPKYRFVIYSVYVWGIAAGLTIIVIIMDHILEAENEDHLPWVPGVALYNCWIKTDDWSAMIYFYGPMSLQIIFNLIMFVLTAVCILKVMEEFQTIVARQERQQRLKSDKKTYSLFVRLFVIMGVTWTFEIFSYLSQSNAILEKIFIFFDYINLAQGVIIFIMFVLKRSVFKLISDRVMGIEPTSDDEDEEIVLQEREGYFTRRDFVPSILN, encoded by the exons ATGTTGATGCTCTATCTTCTGCTCACTATAAGCAGCACAACAGCCGAAATTCCCGGATGCGATTACTTTGACACTGTGAAATTGACGGAGAGTAAAAAGCTTCCAAATGGTTCTTATCTTtatgagaaaataataattcctCCAGAGCAAACTGGTGAATATGATTACGAGATTCTGGTGGATGGAGAGAAGGTGGATGTGCCAAAGCATCTGAGAGGATGTGCCTGTAAACTGGGCAACTGTATAAGATTCTGTTGTCAAAGGAACCTTATGCTTGTTGCGGAGGAACGCAAGTGTAGTGgtgatattaataaaatattgaatttggaTCCATTCGTGGAGCTAACCCTGACCAATGGCAGTCAGGTGAGGATGCATTTACTGGATGAGTTGATAATACAAGAGGATCTGCCAGTGCCCTGTTCAGGACACTTTTACCTTGATGCCAATCAATACGAGAGCCATGGATGGACATTGTTTGAG GATGGAACTATGCTTCGAGAATTTGATAACAAGACGTTGTCCAAGCAAGAATATTGTCTACAGGCTCATCCGATTAAAAGTTCTGGCAACGTCACGCTAGTGCCGCATTTCTGTGAAGATCCCCCTGAAAATCCATGGCCAACcactatat TGTTAATTCTAACTATTATTTGCCTTGTTCTAACGGTTATCGTATACCTGTCGCTTCCAAAATTGCGGAACCTTCATGGGATTTGTTTCGTATGCTACTTGCTCTGTTTACTGGTGGGCTATACGTTGCTTCTTTCCGACAAATGGAAGTGGATTTCTTCCAAAAGGGCCTGCCAAGCAAATG GTTACGTCGGTTATTTCGCCGTAATGTCGGGATTTCTCTGGCTTACTGTCATCAGTTATGATCTTTGGAGCAGTTTTCGTagcaaaattaacaattttcaacaatATACACCAAAATATAGGTTCGTGATTTATAGCGTTTATGTTTGGGGAATAGCTGCCGGTTTAACCATAATTGTGATTATTATGGACCATATTTTGGAAGCAGAAAATGAAGATCATTTACCTTGGGTACCTGGAGTGGCACTCTATAACTGTTGGATCAAAA CCGATGACTGGTCTGCCATGATCTATTTCTATGGGCCAATGTCGCTTCAGATCATTTTCAATCTGATAATGTTCGTTTTGACG GCCGTATGTATACTGAAAGTTATGGAAGAGTTTCAGACTATTGTGGCACGACAGGAACGTCAGCAAAGACTCAAGTCTGATAAGAAAAC ttatagTTTGTTTGTACGTCTCTTTGTCATCATGGGTGTAACATGGACCTTTGAAATCTTCTCGTATCTGTCCCAAAGCAATGCAATTCTGgaaaagatatttatattcttcGATTACATCAACCTTGCCCAGGGGGTTATCATATTCATTATGTTCGTGCTCAAACGCAGTGTTTTTAAACTAATCTCAGATCG TGTAATGGGTATAGAGCCAACAtctgatgatgaagatgaagagaTTGTACTACAAGAAAGGGAAGGATATTTTACGAGAAGAGACTTCGTtccaagtattttaaattag
- the LOC117786582 gene encoding odorant receptor 94b-like, whose protein sequence is MDKLLRASQRILPSNAAEGRLGSIELNLWLAQLVGLPLLGLKKESRLQKIVITLFGAIVLFSLFWYVIFELYDLYLNWQDLDIMTQNLVLSLTHAAYWLKVFNTCYHYGSLKEIVHKLSVITRVCVLSKKQTKTFHKAEMESKLVMLMYFHLVLLPGVMGLVWVLIFPDDLAGIRFPYRVKIPDILPPIVQYFYMGMSVALLALAITTIDYLNVLLMNHICMHLKVLNLAFDELHVTPDRKLKVEPYDWLLSIVKYHCELIVLRQHVERIYRLPVMLQFVSSVVIVAMTAFQVIVGDGSKSSVIMDLLLSCVLCQLFLYCWFGNEVYEQSKTLSTSGFGCSWHEFDKKFRKTLLIFMINADRPFLFTAGGFMGLTLPSFTFIISKSYSIVAVLRQMYSRT, encoded by the exons ATGGATAAGTTGCTGCGAGCAAGTCAACGTATTCTGCCCTCAAATGCGGCTGAGGGTAGACTTGGATCTATTGAGTTAAACTTGTGGCTGGCACAGTTGGTGGGGCTACCTCTCCTTGGTTTAAAGAAGGAATCACGTCTTCAGAAAATCGTGATTACGTTATTTGGAGCAATTGTGCTTTTCTCACTCTTTTGGTATGTAATTTTCGAGCTTTACGATCTCTATCTAAATTGGCAGGACCTCGATATAATGACACAGAACCTTGTGTTGTCATTGACTCATGCGGCTTATTGGTTGAAG GTTTTCAACACCTGTTATCACTACGGAAGTCTAAAGGAAATTGTTCACAAGCTGAGTGTCATCACACGTGTCTGTGTTCTGTCCAAGAAACAAACGAAAACGTTTCATAAAGCTGAAATGGAGAGCAAGCTGGTTATGCTCATGTATTTCCATCTTGTCCTGTTACCGGGCGTAATGGGATTAGTTTGGGTCCTGATAT TTCCAGATGATTTGGCCGGCATACGGTTTCCGTACAGGGTAAAAATTCCAGATATTCTGCCACCGATCgtacaatacttttatatggGAATGAGCGTTGCACTTTTAGCACTGGCAATCACAACCATTGACTATCTCAATGTATTGCTAATGAatcacatatgtatgcatcTAAAGGTTCTCAACTTGGCCTTTGATGAACTTCATGTGACTCCAGACCGGAAGCTGAAAGTAGAACCTTATGACTGGCTTCTATCGATCGTCAAGTATCACTGCGAATTAATTGT TTTACGACAGCATGTGGAGCGCATCTATAGACTGCCAGTAATGTTGCAATTTGTCAGTTCCGTTGTGATCGTCGCCATGACAGCTTTCCAAGTGATCGTGGGAGATGGCTCAAAGAGTTCAGTTATCATGGATCTTTTGCTCTCCTGTGTGCTTTGTCAGCTCTTCTTGTACTGTTGGTTTGGAAACGAAGTCTACGAACAG AGCAAGACCCTTTCAACCTCTGGTTTTGGTTGTAGCTGGCATGAATTTGACAAGAAGTTTAGGAAGACTTTGCTCATATTCATGATAAATGCGGACCGTCCATTTCTCTTCACTGCTGGAGGATTCATGGGTCTCACATTGCCTAGTTTCACATTCATCATAAGCAAGTCCTATTCCATTGTGGCAGTGCTTCGTCAAATGTACAGCAGGACTTAG